A window of the Mesotoga prima MesG1.Ag.4.2 genome harbors these coding sequences:
- a CDS encoding P-loop NTPase family protein, whose product MRNCPGPEKCPYGGYIIYASEDPQYSDLMYECSIYKEFRRVRENMERLIKVLPKGLWERRLDNFIPEDEVTERALDLSKKYVRHRAWKIGSNFVLLGGYGTGKTHRFCLFFCVNPFFVMGLRISLCT is encoded by the coding sequence ATGAGGAACTGTCCCGGTCCGGAGAAGTGCCCTTACGGGGGATACATAATCTACGCCAGCGAAGATCCACAGTACAGCGACCTCATGTACGAGTGCTCGATATACAAAGAATTCAGAAGGGTGAGGGAAAACATGGAGAGACTGATAAAAGTCCTTCCCAAGGGACTTTGGGAGAGAAGACTGGACAACTTCATCCCCGAGGATGAAGTGACGGAAAGGGCCCTTGACCTCTCGAAGAAGTACGTGAGACACAGGGCGTGGAAGATAGGGTCAAACTTTGTACTTCTAGGAGGCTACGGAACTGGAAAGACTCACCGGTTCTGTCTCTTTTTTTGTGTAAACCCCTTTTTTGTAATGGGTTTAAGAATCAGCTTATGTACTTAG
- a CDS encoding PD-(D/E)XK nuclease family protein, producing the protein MNPAVKNENGSPARDPLSRNKFNTQLNTTTFRREWSKSVYPFCNSDITSSIPAEEVSGIGQNFSCPYISKRSGPEKSENGERLTENRQPFPLSYSRIKSFVECPHRFYLRYFEGLPEAQGEGRKHNGLILRALFNSYLGNSPTPLLFGENLKRDLDQIEYGVQFLKSKDVVAINIPFSLDRFSNPVPFNEPEVVFRGVAQALYEDERKNVPRPSSQSMYSSFEKNCEAEFFVSNPGEEANKSLESAFLGLSEDGGPGTVNPSLVLCHFKAGFGDPDWERLFIYAWALSRQGYEIGRIEWVSLSAGASISKEVTKENLEEAGINLYAWISQILQSDFEPEAGDHCSYCLYHSFCPLMEKLGEDLMITDSDSLKSTLQKTVAFQEGAKKMKKLADEFIDREGIGKVELQGYEYASDEAPTQIRLLDREAALDTIIGLPDPFKFITFRNLSELVDYLPEEAYEKKEKLKPVRRFRKA; encoded by the coding sequence ATGAATCCGGCAGTAAAAAACGAGAACGGATCTCCCGCCAGAGACCCGCTCTCAAGAAACAAATTTAACACCCAACTAAATACTACCACTTTCAGGCGGGAATGGTCTAAATCTGTTTACCCTTTTTGCAACAGTGATATTACTTCGTCCATTCCCGCAGAAGAAGTGTCAGGAATAGGACAGAATTTCTCTTGCCCATACATATCCAAGCGATCAGGTCCTGAGAAATCGGAGAACGGAGAACGGCTGACGGAGAACCGCCAGCCGTTCCCACTGTCCTACTCCCGAATCAAGTCCTTCGTGGAATGTCCTCACAGGTTCTATCTGCGATATTTCGAGGGACTTCCCGAAGCTCAGGGAGAGGGAAGAAAACACAACGGCCTCATACTGAGGGCTTTGTTCAATTCCTATCTCGGTAATTCTCCCACTCCTCTCCTCTTTGGAGAGAACCTTAAGAGGGATCTCGACCAGATAGAGTACGGAGTTCAATTCCTCAAGAGCAAAGATGTTGTAGCTATCAATATTCCTTTCTCTCTTGACAGGTTCTCCAATCCCGTGCCATTTAATGAACCGGAAGTGGTGTTTAGGGGCGTAGCGCAGGCGCTCTATGAAGATGAGCGGAAAAACGTCCCTCGTCCTTCGTCCCAGAGCATGTATTCGTCCTTCGAGAAGAACTGTGAAGCAGAATTCTTTGTCTCCAATCCCGGGGAAGAAGCTAACAAGAGCCTTGAATCTGCTTTTCTTGGTCTTTCGGAGGACGGAGGACCGGGGACGGTCAACCCGTCTCTTGTTCTCTGCCACTTCAAGGCAGGATTCGGAGATCCCGACTGGGAGAGGCTGTTTATTTACGCGTGGGCTCTCTCTAGACAGGGTTATGAGATAGGAAGGATAGAATGGGTATCTCTTTCTGCGGGAGCCTCGATTTCTAAAGAGGTGACAAAGGAAAACCTCGAAGAGGCCGGGATCAATCTCTACGCCTGGATAAGCCAGATCCTTCAGAGCGACTTTGAACCGGAAGCGGGAGATCACTGCTCTTACTGTCTCTATCATTCCTTCTGTCCCTTAATGGAGAAGCTAGGAGAGGATCTCATGATTACCGACAGTGACTCTCTGAAGAGCACTCTTCAAAAGACGGTAGCCTTTCAGGAAGGGGCGAAGAAGATGAAGAAGCTCGCAGATGAATTCATAGACAGGGAAGGGATAGGAAAGGTAGAGCTTCAGGGCTATGAGTATGCCAGTGACGAGGCTCCGACTCAGATAAGGCTTCTGGATAGAGAGGCGGCTCTGGATACCATCATAGGCCTCCCCGATCCGTTCAAATTCATCACGTTCAGGAACCTGTCAGAACTGGTCGACTATCTTCCCGAAGAAGCCTACGAGAAGAAAGAGAAGCTGAAGCCGGTAAGGAGGTTCAGAAAGGCGTAG